A DNA window from Flavisolibacter ginsenosidimutans contains the following coding sequences:
- a CDS encoding ligand-binding sensor domain-containing protein: protein MYRVCFFLLLLCVGLKGSAQSASSFVFTHYSTKDGLAANELYKVQQDREGFLWIATSNGLQRFDGVRFRTFRHEEGNANSLPSNVIQRLFIDKNDVLWGATGKAEFFQFDKSRFTYRQIPVRAAHPEKMLSNETMFVPDENGHLFLLTLGSELLAYDEKKNEFSQEANFIPLPKTWGVTALVQQPGTQKYWLGLQSGGIAIYNRQTGNLSYYGHNVEHEPAIELWGTQMIFFHPLFDKKNHLWAVTWGPGIPLYVQYNLQRPTEPLKISNFWGRIPTYHELNGFVEQSDGRIWIKGLNALAYFDEQVNDFVVVKPSGSDESGIKYEGLSALFEDRDKNLWAGTNNNGLYRFNPSTQIFTNVLHPRRFVKAQTGTGAVMSFIQLKNGSVLSGTWEDAMFQYTKDLKPLPLPAKMPFLLANAYAWSMCASGDSNSIWMGAQPGFWQYNQQAQTARFYDPPVMEKRTVRQIAEDKTGTLWLGTHNFGLFRCVQPKREGKDSVVRVGEVGTSLINKLMADSKGLVWVGTSDKGLYVYDAASARLLHHYYVGINGNDAAPGCSVTCLLEYNDSLVFVADDSRLYSYNRNTATLRVRRITGSVAGTISAMEKDDDGFIWISTTGALYRIHPTNKTAMVFNRQDGILNDQFVLGSSYRLRDGRLLFGTNNSFVAFDPKVAGAMAAAPSIRITSLQVGPQELPVDSVLQLKQLLLTAKNNALAVEFSSLQYNALYPIQYKMENIDNDWRFADADNKVTYPYLPPGHYRLLLRAYKPDGQPAGVTELRIQVKPPWYQTWWFYTLVALAFVIELWWLDRQRSKRKESMQKVRTDIAANLHEEVNTALNNINILSEIARLKSDREPQKAKEYLEQIHTKSHNMIIALDDMLWSLDPENDSMKKTVSRIREFADALMQRHGTLIELLIDKKVEKLELNMKLRHEAFLLFKEGLRSLVEAGTPHCIVHLTAERNKLFFSIEFANEGCDMQQLNNLLQRHDMEVRIQALRAKLDVQLHKSRSMFLLQLPLG, encoded by the coding sequence TTGTACCGTGTTTGCTTTTTTCTTTTGCTGCTTTGTGTTGGGTTGAAAGGAAGCGCACAATCCGCTTCTTCGTTTGTGTTTACACATTACTCAACGAAAGACGGACTGGCCGCAAACGAATTGTACAAGGTGCAGCAAGACCGCGAAGGCTTTTTGTGGATTGCCACCAGCAACGGCCTGCAACGGTTCGACGGCGTGCGGTTTCGCACCTTCCGGCACGAAGAGGGCAACGCCAACAGCCTCCCTTCTAACGTCATTCAACGCTTGTTTATTGACAAGAACGATGTGCTGTGGGGCGCCACCGGCAAGGCTGAATTTTTTCAGTTCGACAAAAGCCGGTTTACATACAGGCAGATACCCGTTCGCGCAGCGCATCCGGAAAAAATGTTGTCGAACGAAACCATGTTTGTACCCGATGAGAACGGGCATTTGTTTCTTTTAACCTTGGGCAGCGAGCTGTTGGCATACGATGAAAAGAAAAACGAGTTTTCGCAAGAAGCCAATTTTATTCCGCTGCCCAAAACCTGGGGCGTTACTGCTTTGGTACAGCAGCCAGGAACACAAAAATATTGGCTTGGTCTGCAAAGCGGCGGCATCGCCATTTACAACCGTCAAACAGGTAACTTAAGTTATTACGGGCACAACGTAGAACACGAACCCGCGATTGAACTTTGGGGAACGCAAATGATTTTTTTTCATCCGCTATTCGATAAGAAAAATCATTTGTGGGCGGTAACCTGGGGGCCCGGCATCCCGCTTTACGTTCAGTATAATCTGCAACGTCCAACGGAGCCGCTAAAGATTTCAAACTTTTGGGGACGCATTCCCACCTACCACGAATTAAACGGATTTGTGGAGCAAAGCGACGGCCGCATCTGGATAAAGGGCCTCAATGCGCTGGCTTATTTTGACGAACAGGTGAATGATTTCGTCGTTGTCAAGCCCAGCGGAAGCGACGAGAGCGGCATTAAATACGAAGGCTTGTCCGCGTTGTTCGAAGACCGCGATAAAAACCTTTGGGCCGGCACCAACAACAACGGCTTGTACCGCTTCAATCCGTCCACCCAAATCTTTACCAACGTGCTGCACCCGCGCCGTTTTGTAAAAGCCCAAACCGGAACCGGTGCGGTCATGTCGTTTATCCAACTGAAAAACGGCAGCGTTTTATCAGGCACCTGGGAAGACGCCATGTTTCAATACACAAAAGACCTAAAGCCTCTTCCGCTCCCCGCAAAAATGCCTTTCCTGCTGGCCAATGCCTATGCCTGGAGCATGTGCGCATCGGGCGACAGCAACTCAATATGGATGGGCGCCCAACCGGGCTTTTGGCAATACAATCAACAGGCGCAAACGGCCCGCTTCTACGATCCACCCGTGATGGAAAAACGCACCGTACGGCAAATTGCCGAGGACAAAACCGGCACGCTGTGGTTGGGTACGCACAACTTCGGTCTCTTTCGGTGCGTGCAGCCCAAGCGTGAGGGCAAGGACTCTGTGGTTCGCGTTGGCGAAGTGGGCACGAGTTTGATCAACAAGCTTATGGCCGACAGCAAAGGCCTGGTATGGGTGGGCACAAGCGACAAAGGATTGTACGTGTACGATGCGGCCAGCGCAAGACTCTTGCACCATTACTACGTTGGCATTAACGGCAACGATGCCGCGCCGGGCTGCAGCGTTACCTGTTTGTTGGAATACAACGACAGCCTTGTTTTTGTGGCCGACGACAGCCGCTTGTACAGTTACAACCGCAACACGGCCACGCTTCGGGTGCGAAGAATTACCGGCAGCGTGGCGGGCACAATTTCGGCGATGGAAAAAGACGACGACGGCTTCATTTGGATAAGCACGACCGGTGCGCTTTACCGCATTCATCCTACCAACAAAACGGCAATGGTGTTTAACCGGCAGGACGGAATTTTGAACGACCAATTTGTTTTGGGTTCTTCCTATCGCCTGCGCGACGGACGCTTGTTGTTCGGCACCAACAATTCCTTTGTTGCTTTTGACCCGAAAGTGGCCGGGGCCATGGCTGCCGCCCCTTCCATTCGAATCACTTCTTTGCAAGTCGGCCCGCAGGAACTTCCGGTAGATTCGGTGCTGCAATTGAAACAACTTTTGCTCACCGCAAAGAACAACGCCCTGGCCGTTGAGTTTTCGTCCTTGCAATACAACGCCCTGTATCCCATTCAATACAAAATGGAAAACATTGACAACGACTGGCGCTTTGCCGATGCCGACAACAAGGTGACTTATCCGTACCTGCCGCCGGGACATTACCGTTTGCTGCTGCGTGCTTACAAACCCGACGGCCAGCCGGCAGGCGTAACCGAATTGCGCATTCAGGTGAAGCCGCCCTGGTACCAAACCTGGTGGTTTTATACCCTGGTGGCCCTTGCTTTCGTCATTGAGCTTTGGTGGCTCGACCGACAGCGCAGCAAGCGAAAAGAAAGCATGCAGAAAGTGCGGACCGACATCGCGGCCAACCTGCACGAAGAGGTAAACACGGCACTCAACAACATCAATATTTTAAGTGAGATTGCCCGCCTCAAATCCGACCGCGAACCGCAAAAAGCAAAGGAATACCTGGAACAGATTCACACCAAAAGCCACAACATGATCATTGCGCTTGACGACATGCTGTGGAGCCTCGATCCCGAGAACGATTCGATGAAAAAAACCGTGAGCCGCATCCGCGAATTTGCCGATGCGCTGATGCAGCGTCACGGCACGTTGATTGAATTGCTCATTGACAAAAAAGTAGAAAAGCTGGAGCTGAACATGAAACTGCGGCACGAAGCGTTTTTGTTGTTTAAAGAAGGCTTGCGCAGTTTGGTGGAAGCCGGTACGCCGCATTGCATTGTGCACCTCACGGCCGAGCGGAACAAACTTTTTTTCTCCATTGAATTTGCCAACGAAGGCTGCGACATGCAGCAGCTCAACAACCTTTTGCAGCGCCACGACATGGAAGTGCGCATACAGGCTTTGCGGGCAAAACTCGATGTGCAATTGCACAAAAGCCGCAGCATGTTTTTGCTGCAGTTGCCGTTGGGCTAA
- a CDS encoding thymidylate synthase, which produces MQQYLQLLQHILDNGVQKSDRTGTGTISTFGYQMRFDLSRGFPLVTTKKVHLKSIIYELLWFLKGETNIAYLKEHGVSIWNEWADANGELGPVYGKQWRSWEGANGETTDQISDVISQIKKNPDSRRLIVNAWNVADLPKMALMPCHTMFQFYVANNKLSCQLYQRSADVFLGVPFNIASYALLTMMMAQVCDLEAGDFIHTFGDVHIYNNHLEQVHTQLSRTPFPLPTMKLNPNVKNIFDFNYEDFTLENYVSHPAIKAPVAV; this is translated from the coding sequence ATGCAACAGTACTTACAACTTCTTCAACATATTTTGGACAACGGCGTGCAAAAGAGCGACCGTACCGGCACGGGCACCATCAGCACGTTTGGTTATCAAATGCGCTTTGATTTAAGCCGGGGCTTCCCGCTTGTCACCACAAAAAAGGTTCACCTCAAAAGCATTATTTACGAACTGCTCTGGTTTTTAAAAGGTGAAACCAACATTGCTTATCTAAAAGAACACGGCGTAAGCATTTGGAACGAATGGGCCGATGCAAATGGAGAATTAGGACCTGTGTACGGCAAGCAATGGCGAAGCTGGGAAGGCGCAAACGGCGAAACAACTGACCAGATAAGCGACGTGATTAGCCAAATAAAAAAGAACCCCGACAGCCGGCGTTTGATTGTAAACGCCTGGAACGTGGCCGATTTGCCGAAGATGGCACTCATGCCCTGTCACACCATGTTTCAGTTTTATGTAGCGAACAACAAACTCAGTTGCCAATTGTATCAACGCAGCGCCGATGTGTTTTTGGGCGTACCGTTTAACATTGCGTCGTATGCTTTGCTGACGATGATGATGGCGCAGGTGTGCGATTTGGAAGCCGGTGATTTCATTCACACCTTTGGCGACGTGCACATTTACAACAATCATTTGGAACAGGTCCATACGCAGTTAAGCCGCACGCCTTTCCCTTTGCCAACCATGAAGCTAAATCCGAACGTGAAGAATATTTTTGATTTCAACTACGAAGATTTTACGCTGGAGAATTATGTTTCGCATCCCGCCATTAAAGCACCTGTTGCGGTATAA
- a CDS encoding four helix bundle protein, translated as MEGQRKYDLEDRLVKFAILALEVCDLLPNTKAGQNLEHQLSKSGTVPALLYGEAQGAESRADFIHKMKMLLKELRESKINLRIIIEKPLIAHEKVNTTLQECNELIGIFTASIQTAKSNKV; from the coding sequence ATGGAGGGACAGCGTAAATATGATTTAGAAGACCGGTTGGTGAAGTTTGCCATTCTTGCTTTAGAAGTTTGCGACTTGCTGCCCAACACGAAAGCAGGACAAAACCTCGAACATCAATTATCAAAAAGTGGTACAGTACCGGCTTTACTGTACGGCGAAGCACAAGGTGCAGAATCTCGCGCAGACTTTATACACAAGATGAAAATGCTGTTGAAAGAATTGCGTGAATCAAAAATCAACCTTCGAATCATTATCGAAAAGCCACTGATAGCTCACGAGAAAGTAAACACAACGTTGCAAGAGTGCAACGAGCTTATCGGCATTTTTACGGCAAGCATACAAACGGCCAAAAGCAATAAAGTTTGA
- a CDS encoding dihydrofolate reductase: MLISLLVAASENNVIGKDNKLPWHLPDDLKYFKNLTWAMPILMGRKTFDSIGKPLPGRKSIVITRNNDWGHEGVDVVHSIEAAVEKAKEYGAKEIFVIGGAEIFKTSLPNANRIYLTRIHHPFDGDVFFPVINEKEWTLVSKRYCEKDAKNAYDHTYQVWERKM; encoded by the coding sequence ATGCTCATCTCTCTTTTGGTAGCGGCTTCAGAAAACAACGTCATCGGCAAAGACAACAAGCTTCCCTGGCACCTGCCTGATGATTTAAAGTATTTCAAAAATCTCACGTGGGCCATGCCTATTTTAATGGGACGAAAAACATTTGATTCCATTGGCAAGCCACTGCCCGGAAGAAAAAGCATTGTCATCACACGAAACAACGATTGGGGCCACGAAGGCGTGGACGTGGTTCACTCAATAGAAGCAGCGGTTGAAAAAGCAAAGGAATACGGCGCGAAAGAAATTTTTGTGATTGGCGGCGCGGAGATTTTTAAAACATCGTTGCCAAATGCAAACAGAATTTATTTAACACGCATTCATCATCCATTTGACGGCGATGTTTTTTTCCCGGTAATTAACGAAAAAGAATGGACGCTTGTGTCGAAACGTTACTGCGAAAAAGACGCAAAGAATGCGTACGACCATACGTACCAGGTTTGGGAAAGGAAAATGTAA
- a CDS encoding O-methyltransferase: protein MYSSFQLAKKYFHYSLTAYNGKGHGMHSPFVFQFILHVLNNKSGYQPPTKIEALRKELLADKRVLQIEDLGAGSRTAVTKQRSVQQIAASALKSKKYARLLFRLTKHYRPKTILELGTSLGLTTAYFAMANPEANIITIEGSKAIAQIVQENFKRLGLENIELQNGNFDELLSSVISHQSSIDLAYIDGNHRYEPTLRYFHQLVSNTHNDSILVFDDVHWSEEMEKAWAEIKAHPAVQCTVDVFFLGFVFFRKEFKAKQHFTVRF, encoded by the coding sequence GTGTATTCGTCTTTTCAATTAGCGAAAAAATATTTCCATTATTCCCTCACGGCTTACAACGGCAAAGGCCACGGTATGCATTCGCCGTTTGTATTTCAGTTCATTCTTCACGTGCTGAACAACAAGTCGGGCTATCAACCGCCAACTAAAATTGAAGCGCTTCGCAAAGAACTTTTAGCGGACAAGCGTGTGTTGCAAATTGAAGATTTGGGTGCGGGTTCAAGAACGGCGGTCACGAAACAACGAAGCGTTCAGCAAATTGCCGCCTCGGCACTCAAGTCAAAAAAATACGCACGGCTTTTGTTCCGGCTGACGAAGCACTACCGGCCAAAAACAATTCTCGAACTGGGAACTTCACTGGGCCTTACAACGGCGTACTTCGCAATGGCAAATCCCGAGGCCAACATCATCACCATCGAAGGCAGCAAAGCAATCGCTCAAATCGTGCAGGAAAATTTCAAACGCTTAGGCTTAGAAAATATTGAATTACAGAACGGAAATTTTGATGAGCTACTGTCATCAGTCATCAGTCATCAGTCATCAATAGACCTTGCTTACATTGACGGCAACCACCGTTATGAACCCACGCTGCGTTATTTTCATCAACTTGTTTCCAACACTCACAACGATTCTATCCTTGTTTTCGACGACGTCCATTGGAGCGAAGAAATGGAAAAAGCCTGGGCCGAAATCAAGGCGCATCCCGCTGTGCAATGCACGGTGGACGTGTTCTTTTTGGGCTTTGTTTTCTTTCGCAAAGAGTTCAAAGCAAAGCAGCATTTCACCGTTCGTTTTTGA
- a CDS encoding Re/Si-specific NAD(P)(+) transhydrogenase subunit alpha, with protein MIVGLLKEPPTETRVSLLPEGVSALTKKGIQVIVETGAGLKASATNADYEKAGAKAGSAEDVIAASDVILSIHPPDARLKIPAGKILLGVYQVLYNSDRVQQWTQDGLTVFSLEMLPRTTRAQSMDVLSSQANIAGYKAVLLAANLYPRYFPMFMTAAGSIAPAKVLILGAGVAGLQAIATARRLGAVVEVFDTRPAVKEEVQSLGAKFIEVEGAADASKAGGYAVEQTEEYKQKQQQRIKESIAKADIVITTAQIPGKKAPILITEEMLDGMRNGSIVIDLAAATGGNTPFTKNNESVVRNGVTIVGNSNLQATTPSDASKLYGKNILNFLGLITTKEGSLNLNWDDDLVKGACVAHNGQITNERVQQLTGNLQPTTINNQ; from the coding sequence ATGATTGTCGGTCTCCTGAAAGAACCACCAACCGAAACAAGGGTTTCGCTTTTACCCGAAGGTGTTTCGGCTCTAACCAAAAAAGGCATCCAGGTAATTGTAGAAACCGGTGCGGGTTTAAAAGCATCGGCCACTAACGCAGATTACGAAAAAGCCGGCGCAAAGGCCGGAAGTGCCGAAGACGTGATTGCGGCAAGCGACGTGATTCTCTCCATTCATCCGCCCGATGCAAGGCTTAAAATACCGGCCGGAAAAATTCTCCTTGGCGTTTACCAGGTTCTGTACAACTCAGACCGGGTGCAGCAATGGACGCAAGACGGCCTGACGGTTTTCAGTCTTGAAATGCTTCCACGCACCACCCGTGCACAAAGCATGGACGTTTTGAGTTCGCAGGCAAACATTGCGGGATACAAAGCTGTGTTGTTGGCCGCCAACCTTTATCCGCGCTACTTTCCCATGTTTATGACCGCAGCGGGCAGCATTGCGCCGGCTAAAGTTCTGATTCTGGGTGCAGGCGTTGCCGGTTTGCAAGCTATTGCTACGGCTCGTCGCTTGGGTGCTGTGGTGGAAGTGTTTGATACAAGGCCTGCCGTAAAAGAAGAAGTGCAAAGTCTCGGCGCAAAATTTATTGAAGTAGAAGGTGCGGCCGATGCATCGAAGGCCGGCGGCTATGCCGTTGAGCAAACCGAGGAATACAAACAAAAGCAGCAGCAACGCATTAAAGAAAGCATTGCCAAAGCAGACATTGTAATCACTACGGCGCAGATTCCCGGCAAGAAGGCGCCGATACTTATTACCGAAGAAATGTTGGACGGAATGCGCAACGGTTCAATCGTCATTGATCTTGCGGCAGCCACGGGTGGAAACACGCCGTTTACCAAAAACAACGAAAGCGTTGTACGAAATGGCGTCACCATTGTAGGGAACAGCAACCTGCAGGCAACTACGCCATCCGACGCCAGCAAATTGTACGGCAAGAACATTTTAAACTTTTTGGGCCTCATCACCACAAAAGAAGGGAGCCTCAATTTGAACTGGGATGACGATTTGGTAAAAGGCGCCTGCGTTGCACACAACGGACAAATCACAAACGAGAGAGTGCAACAACTCACGGGCAATCTCCAACCAACAACAATCAACAATCAATAA
- a CDS encoding NAD(P) transhydrogenase subunit alpha, producing MGILNWIAGNEQIIYIVILMIFVGIEVIGRVPSVLHTPLMSGANAIHGVVIIGAIIVMGKAESDNYLALILGFLAVILGTLNVVGGFVVTDRMLEMFKSKKKK from the coding sequence ATGGGAATACTGAACTGGATTGCGGGTAACGAACAAATCATTTACATCGTTATCCTGATGATTTTTGTGGGCATCGAAGTCATTGGCCGCGTACCAAGCGTTTTGCACACGCCGCTCATGAGCGGCGCCAACGCCATTCACGGCGTGGTTATTATTGGCGCCATCATCGTGATGGGCAAGGCCGAAAGCGACAATTACCTTGCGTTAATACTTGGCTTTCTTGCCGTGATATTGGGAACGCTGAACGTTGTCGGCGGCTTTGTGGTAACAGACCGCATGCTTGAAATGTTTAAATCCAAAAAGAAGAAATAA
- a CDS encoding NAD(P)(+) transhydrogenase (Re/Si-specific) subunit beta, translating into MEISLLTLLYIIASVTFIIGLKMLSHPESARKGNLVAATGMTLAILGTIFLYRDDAGNHLHNYAWIFGGIAIGGVIGTLAAKKVKMTAMPEMVSLFNGMGGACAALISLVEFGHLSKIAGGFTMYPPLSGVENNFVQNVPTGELLIILLGLIIGSISFAGSMIAWGKLNGRIKDFSFNGQHIFNIVLLLVIVGLAAYVIGWFPESRNILFYAVFALALLYGVFFVLPIGGADMPVVISLLNSFTGVAAACGGFLYSNKVMLTGGILVGAAGTLLTILMCKAMNRSLANVLIGSFGGGAKTSAGATNKEAGAYKEISLADAAVVMAYANKVMIVPGYGLAVAQAQHACHELEKLLNERGVEVKYAIHPVAGRMPGHMNVLLAEADVNYEKLEEMEQANEAFPSTDVVLILGANDVVNPAAKSDPSSPIYGMPILDVENAKTVIVNKRSMKPGYAGIENDLFFRPKTSMLFGDAKKVLQDLIGEIKNI; encoded by the coding sequence ATGGAAATCAGCCTTCTCACTTTATTATACATCATTGCCTCCGTTACGTTCATCATTGGCTTAAAGATGCTTTCGCATCCGGAATCGGCACGAAAGGGAAACCTTGTGGCGGCTACCGGCATGACGCTGGCGATTCTCGGAACCATCTTTTTATACCGCGACGATGCCGGTAATCACCTGCACAATTATGCGTGGATCTTTGGTGGCATTGCTATTGGCGGCGTGATTGGAACCCTGGCCGCAAAAAAAGTAAAGATGACCGCGATGCCGGAAATGGTAAGCCTTTTCAACGGCATGGGCGGCGCTTGCGCGGCGTTGATTTCGTTGGTGGAGTTTGGACATCTTTCCAAAATTGCCGGAGGGTTCACAATGTATCCGCCACTTAGCGGCGTCGAAAACAATTTTGTACAAAACGTACCAACTGGCGAATTACTCATTATCCTCTTGGGTTTAATTATCGGTTCAATTTCATTTGCCGGCAGTATGATTGCATGGGGAAAACTGAACGGAAGGATCAAAGATTTTTCATTTAACGGCCAGCACATTTTCAACATTGTGTTATTACTTGTGATTGTTGGTTTGGCGGCTTACGTCATTGGATGGTTTCCGGAAAGCAGAAATATTTTATTCTACGCCGTTTTTGCATTGGCTTTACTTTACGGCGTTTTCTTCGTGCTGCCAATCGGCGGCGCCGACATGCCTGTCGTGATTTCTTTGCTCAACTCTTTTACCGGTGTGGCCGCGGCTTGCGGAGGCTTTTTATACAGTAACAAAGTGATGCTCACCGGCGGCATCCTTGTTGGCGCTGCGGGTACGTTGCTTACTATTCTGATGTGCAAAGCCATGAACCGCTCACTGGCAAATGTGTTAATCGGTTCCTTTGGCGGCGGGGCAAAAACAAGTGCCGGAGCTACAAATAAAGAGGCGGGAGCGTACAAAGAAATCAGTTTGGCCGATGCTGCGGTAGTAATGGCATACGCCAACAAAGTAATGATTGTTCCGGGTTATGGTTTGGCCGTGGCACAGGCGCAACACGCTTGCCACGAGTTGGAAAAATTATTAAACGAAAGAGGCGTTGAAGTAAAATATGCCATTCATCCCGTTGCGGGCCGTATGCCCGGACACATGAACGTACTGCTGGCCGAAGCGGACGTGAATTACGAAAAGCTGGAAGAAATGGAACAAGCCAACGAAGCATTTCCATCCACCGATGTTGTGCTCATTCTTGGTGCAAACGACGTGGTAAACCCGGCTGCCAAATCCGATCCTTCCTCTCCTATTTACGGCATGCCGATTCTTGACGTTGAAAATGCAAAAACGGTTATCGTGAACAAACGAAGCATGAAGCCTGGTTATGCGGGCATTGAAAACGATTTGTTCTTCCGCCCGAAAACCTCCATGTTGTTCGGCGATGCAAAAAAAGTGTTGCAGGATTTAATTGGTGAGATAAAAAACATTTAA
- a CDS encoding acyl-CoA thioesterase, with protein MKKMQARNPSDSYTMMTEIVLPNDTNVFGNLMGGRLMYWMDIAAAIAAQRHCNAPVVTASVDNISFENPIKLGNTVHIEAKVSRAFNTSMEVHLKVWGEDFTQQFKYKSNEAYYTFVALDPNRRPRVVPPLTPETEEEKRLYEGALHRRQVRLILGGKMKPDEAAELKALFFTKHD; from the coding sequence ATGAAAAAAATGCAAGCGAGAAATCCATCGGACAGTTATACCATGATGACGGAAATCGTTCTTCCCAACGACACGAATGTGTTTGGCAATCTTATGGGTGGACGGTTGATGTACTGGATGGACATTGCCGCGGCCATTGCCGCGCAGCGGCATTGCAACGCACCGGTGGTTACGGCTTCGGTGGACAATATCTCCTTTGAAAACCCCATCAAGCTTGGCAACACGGTGCACATCGAGGCCAAAGTTTCCCGCGCCTTTAACACCTCAATGGAAGTGCATTTAAAAGTGTGGGGCGAGGACTTTACACAGCAATTCAAATACAAAAGCAACGAAGCCTATTACACTTTTGTAGCGCTTGACCCCAACCGAAGACCGCGGGTTGTACCGCCGTTAACACCCGAAACGGAAGAAGAGAAAAGGCTGTACGAAGGCGCTCTGCACCGCCGGCAGGTAAGGCTCATTTTGGGCGGCAAAATGAAACCCGATGAAGCCGCAGAATTAAAAGCATTGTTCTTTACCAAACACGATTAA
- a CDS encoding DUF1330 domain-containing protein yields MAAYIIVEVDVHNPKEYEDYKKLTTASLSGYNGKFIVRGGATETLEGGWQAKRIVVLEFPNKELAKQWWSSEEYAPAKALRQKNATTKMILVEGV; encoded by the coding sequence ATGGCAGCCTACATCATTGTTGAAGTGGATGTACACAATCCCAAAGAATACGAAGACTATAAAAAATTAACCACGGCTTCTCTATCGGGTTACAATGGAAAATTCATTGTACGCGGCGGTGCTACCGAAACACTGGAAGGCGGCTGGCAGGCCAAGCGCATTGTGGTGCTGGAATTTCCAAACAAAGAGTTGGCAAAGCAATGGTGGTCTTCGGAAGAATACGCACCGGCAAAAGCATTACGCCAAAAGAATGCAACAACAAAAATGATTTTGGTGGAAGGAGTGTAG
- a CDS encoding lysophospholipid acyltransferase family protein: MNIWKKLAEYKLVRKIVYALVGVFSYPGLAIVNKLKISGTEHIENLPKRNVLFVSNHQTYFADVITFLHIFCAVKWRKRNKLGVPYYLLNPFTRVYYVAAEETMKSSWISRLFTLAGALTVKRTWKKDGNEARRGLDPSDTRKIERALNNAWVITFPQGTTKPFAPGRKGTAYIIKHCKPTVIPVVISGFWRAFNKKGLKFKKKGTLLSVTFKPALQIDYEARPEDILAQVMDAIEQSKEYMMKGAHHWKTVEEKAA; encoded by the coding sequence ATGAACATCTGGAAAAAGTTAGCCGAATACAAACTGGTGCGCAAAATCGTTTACGCATTGGTAGGCGTCTTTTCGTATCCTGGACTTGCCATTGTAAACAAACTAAAAATCAGCGGCACCGAACACATCGAAAATCTTCCGAAAAGGAACGTGCTTTTCGTGAGCAACCACCAAACTTATTTCGCCGATGTCATCACTTTTCTTCACATTTTTTGCGCCGTGAAATGGCGCAAGCGAAACAAGTTGGGGGTGCCGTACTATTTGCTCAATCCGTTTACCAGAGTTTATTACGTAGCCGCGGAGGAAACAATGAAGAGCAGTTGGATCAGCCGCTTGTTCACGCTTGCCGGAGCGTTAACCGTTAAACGCACGTGGAAGAAAGACGGCAACGAAGCCCGCCGCGGGCTCGACCCAAGCGATACCCGAAAAATTGAACGGGCATTGAACAATGCTTGGGTCATCACGTTTCCGCAAGGCACTACAAAGCCTTTTGCGCCGGGACGCAAAGGAACGGCTTACATCATCAAACATTGCAAGCCCACGGTAATCCCTGTTGTCATCAGCGGCTTTTGGCGGGCCTTTAATAAAAAGGGACTGAAGTTTAAAAAGAAAGGCACTTTGCTCAGCGTAACGTTCAAGCCGGCACTGCAAATAGATTACGAAGCAAGACCTGAGGATATTTTGGCGCAAGTGATGGACGCCATCGAACAAAGCAAGGAGTACATGATGAAGGGCGCACACCACTGGAAGACGGTAGAAGAAAAGGCTGCGTAA